One part of the Nostoc sp. PCC 7120 = FACHB-418 genome encodes these proteins:
- a CDS encoding putative 2-dehydropantoate 2-reductase yields the protein MNERKYAILGTGALGGYYGAKLQKAGSDVHFLLKSDYEKVNQDGLLVESKDGDFTLPQVNAYNDVAKMPKCDVVVVALKTTQNHLLPKLLPPIVKNDGIVLVLQNGLGVEEEIAEILPQVHIIGGLCFLCSNKVGAGYIHHLDYGQITLGEYAHGYSNMGITDRMQQISHDFQTAGISIELLEDLLLGRWKKLVWNIPYNGLSVVLNARTDELMADTYTRTLVEQLMYEVKAGAKSMGRNIPDSFIQTMLDYTVKMKPYRTSMKIDYDECRPLEVEAIVGNPLHKAQEVGVNLPQINCLYHQLKFLDGRNRTGQLTVDS from the coding sequence ATGAATGAACGCAAGTACGCCATCCTGGGAACTGGAGCATTAGGCGGATATTATGGTGCTAAATTGCAAAAAGCTGGTTCGGATGTTCATTTTTTACTCAAAAGTGACTACGAAAAAGTCAATCAGGATGGTTTATTGGTCGAGTCTAAAGATGGCGATTTTACCCTACCCCAAGTTAACGCTTATAACGATGTGGCAAAGATGCCAAAATGTGATGTGGTAGTCGTCGCCCTGAAAACTACACAAAATCATTTGCTACCAAAGTTATTACCACCTATTGTTAAAAATGATGGAATAGTTTTGGTATTACAAAATGGGCTTGGTGTAGAAGAAGAAATTGCCGAGATTCTCCCTCAAGTTCACATAATTGGTGGGTTATGCTTTCTATGTTCTAATAAAGTGGGCGCAGGATATATTCATCACTTAGATTATGGACAAATTACTTTGGGTGAATATGCTCATGGATACTCAAATATGGGTATTACGGATAGGATGCAGCAAATATCCCATGACTTTCAAACGGCTGGTATTTCTATTGAATTACTCGAAGACTTATTACTGGGAAGGTGGAAAAAACTGGTGTGGAATATTCCCTACAATGGGTTGTCTGTAGTTCTCAATGCTAGAACCGATGAATTAATGGCAGATACCTATACTCGTACGTTAGTTGAACAATTAATGTATGAAGTCAAAGCGGGAGCAAAGAGCATGGGGCGAAATATTCCTGATAGTTTTATTCAAACCATGCTTGATTACACAGTAAAAATGAAGCCTTACCGCACTAGTATGAAAATCGACTATGATGAGTGCCGTCCCTTAGAAGTAGAAGCCATTGTTGGCAACCCACTACACAAAGCTCAAGAAGTTGGTGTAAACTTACCGCAAATTAACTGTCTCTACCATCAACTCAAATTTTTGGATGGGAGAAATAGGACTGGTCAGTTGACAGTTGACAGTTGA
- a CDS encoding fasciclin domain-containing protein has translation MADIVDIAVSADSFKTLVTAVQAAGLVETLKSPGPFTVFAPNDDAFAKLPPGTIQTLVQNIPQLTRILTYHVVPGKLKQADLAKLGTVTSVEGSPIKIDCADGFEVKNATVLAADIEADNGIIHVIDTVILMG, from the coding sequence ATGGCTGATATTGTTGATATTGCGGTTAGTGCTGATAGTTTTAAAACTCTGGTGACAGCTGTACAAGCTGCTGGTTTAGTAGAAACTTTAAAAAGTCCAGGCCCGTTTACTGTTTTTGCACCAAATGACGATGCTTTTGCTAAGTTACCCCCAGGAACCATACAAACTTTGGTGCAGAATATTCCCCAATTGACCAGGATATTAACGTACCATGTGGTACCTGGCAAGCTGAAGCAGGCTGATTTGGCAAAACTCGGCACAGTGACATCGGTTGAAGGTTCACCGATTAAAATTGATTGTGCTGACGGTTTTGAAGTGAAAAATGCCACAGTTTTAGCCGCAGATATCGAAGCGGATAACGGTATCATTCACGTCATAGACACTGTAATATTGATGGGTTGA
- a CDS encoding GNAT family N-acetyltransferase has protein sequence MDVNMMNIRCETDADYLAISEVNNLSFGQENETQLIDEIRISEFYIPELSLIYEINHIVVWHILFSYIELVGEENLQVLGLAPMAVHPEFQRKGIGSALVKTGLEKADARGESLVIVLGYPQFYSRFGFIPSVNCKIESPFPVPDDVFMVKTLQSYQEKYQGKVIYPPAFSKV, from the coding sequence ATGGATGTTAACATGATGAATATACGCTGTGAAACTGACGCAGATTATTTAGCTATTTCCGAAGTAAACAACTTATCTTTTGGTCAAGAGAATGAAACACAATTAATTGATGAAATTCGTATTTCCGAGTTTTATATTCCAGAATTATCATTAATTTACGAAATTAATCATATCGTGGTCTGGCATATTCTTTTTAGCTATATTGAGTTAGTAGGAGAAGAGAACCTACAAGTGCTGGGGTTAGCACCTATGGCTGTTCATCCTGAATTTCAAAGAAAAGGAATTGGCAGCGCTCTAGTCAAAACAGGTTTAGAAAAAGCAGATGCAAGAGGAGAAAGTTTAGTTATTGTATTAGGGTATCCTCAGTTTTATTCTCGTTTTGGTTTTATCCCTTCTGTTAACTGTAAAATTGAGAGTCCTTTTCCAGTACCAGACGATGTATTTATGGTCAAAACACTACAAAGTTATCAAGAAAAATATCAAGGAAAAGTTATTTATCCGCCGGCTTTTTCCAAAGTTTAA
- a CDS encoding tetratricopeptide repeat protein has protein sequence MKSKNQFFVSLLLKSTLVFSSFLMFADISRGQATVSISQQKILAQALTNQEREELTRLRAEKGERAQIQADFEQAFSRTTVLLNIWLVILSLFPVAIIALFWLLRRVAIREIVNRAMSQFEGIEKLETQLIIVKQDAENLIQDAKSINRLLEREIESLQQKIKIEQENLSVVTSELLQAKTDNLAQITTEIANFQSKLESLVGEFAHRLTQSDSDTKKQRDITLENIIKIESLLEVQLTELQKEAERHQKAVLGNIDTAGVDFNNYLINLQAEAQKNKNSVFEDFSHFQAELQGDLQQQKDIQLGNIQEVANIFNNQVSELQLEAQKQKDSLDNNLNKLHTDAQIRKDKIIHRLEELKDLFQAQVAELQIQTQQELASYLSELKIDTGNSKEKIIEELEKSGSEFVSQFSELQHNAQQQKLLILQKLEKLETDFVNQLSELQLDAQRRKDVILQELAENQPPVVVEAQPIHKDQLEVLVNENEQPQLSFDECIEQGDSLFSQKSYEEAITCYEQAVKIQQDNAVAWFKHGLTLARLKRFKDAIKSYHQAIKIKPDYHQAWCDLGVAFGNIRRHQEAFAAFDKATQVKPDDAVVWLNRGLALIELEEYEEAIASFDQALELQPNSPKIWDKRGYSLVRLGRDDEAITSFNQALEIKPEYASAYYNKAACYAMQGDVNSSLENLQQAIILNPKYKEDAATDIDFDEIAGDEKFKQLIATIGIRFDF, from the coding sequence ATGAAGAGCAAGAATCAATTTTTTGTATCCTTACTTTTGAAAAGCACTTTAGTCTTTTCTTCTTTTCTGATGTTTGCTGATATTAGCCGTGGACAAGCTACAGTATCCATCTCTCAACAAAAAATACTCGCTCAAGCATTAACAAATCAGGAAAGAGAAGAGTTAACAAGATTGCGTGCAGAAAAAGGTGAACGCGCACAAATCCAAGCTGATTTTGAGCAAGCCTTTAGCCGTACAACCGTCCTGCTCAATATCTGGTTAGTCATCCTCAGTTTATTTCCTGTCGCCATCATTGCTCTATTTTGGTTGTTACGGCGAGTAGCCATTCGAGAAATTGTCAATAGAGCAATGTCCCAATTTGAGGGAATAGAGAAACTAGAAACTCAGTTAATCATCGTTAAACAAGATGCTGAAAATCTCATTCAAGATGCAAAAAGTATCAATCGTCTTTTAGAAAGAGAAATTGAATCATTACAGCAAAAAATCAAAATTGAGCAAGAAAATTTGTCTGTTGTAACATCCGAGTTACTGCAAGCAAAAACAGATAATTTAGCGCAAATAACAACAGAGATTGCTAATTTTCAAAGTAAGCTAGAGAGTTTAGTCGGGGAATTTGCTCATAGATTAACTCAATCTGACTCAGATACTAAAAAGCAAAGAGATATAACTTTAGAAAATATTATTAAGATAGAGTCGCTACTTGAGGTTCAACTCACAGAACTACAAAAAGAAGCTGAAAGACACCAAAAGGCGGTTTTAGGAAATATAGATACTGCTGGGGTTGATTTTAATAATTATCTGATAAATTTACAGGCAGAAGCTCAGAAAAATAAAAATAGTGTTTTTGAGGATTTTTCTCACTTTCAAGCAGAATTGCAGGGAGATTTACAACAACAGAAAGATATTCAGCTAGGAAATATTCAAGAAGTCGCCAATATTTTTAATAACCAGGTCTCGGAACTGCAATTAGAAGCTCAAAAGCAAAAAGATTCACTGGATAATAACTTAAACAAATTGCATACAGATGCACAAATACGTAAAGATAAGATTATTCACCGTTTAGAAGAACTGAAAGATTTATTCCAGGCTCAAGTTGCTGAATTACAGATACAGACTCAGCAAGAGTTAGCATCATATCTATCTGAACTAAAAATAGATACTGGAAATAGCAAAGAGAAAATCATTGAGGAATTAGAAAAATCTGGGTCAGAGTTTGTTTCCCAATTCTCGGAATTACAGCATAATGCTCAACAACAAAAGTTACTGATTTTACAAAAGCTAGAGAAATTAGAAACAGATTTTGTCAACCAACTCTCAGAGCTACAATTAGATGCTCAAAGACGTAAGGATGTAATTCTGCAAGAGTTGGCAGAAAATCAACCCCCTGTGGTTGTGGAAGCACAACCTATACATAAAGATCAATTAGAAGTTTTAGTAAATGAAAATGAACAGCCTCAATTAAGCTTTGATGAATGTATTGAACAGGGAGATAGTCTATTTTCTCAAAAGAGTTACGAAGAAGCGATCACCTGTTACGAACAAGCTGTTAAAATCCAACAAGATAATGCTGTAGCTTGGTTTAAGCATGGCTTAACTTTGGCAAGGTTAAAACGCTTCAAAGATGCGATAAAGTCTTATCATCAGGCTATTAAGATTAAACCAGACTATCATCAAGCTTGGTGTGATCTTGGTGTAGCTTTCGGCAATATCCGCCGACATCAAGAAGCATTTGCCGCCTTTGATAAAGCTACGCAAGTTAAACCCGATGATGCAGTTGTATGGTTAAATCGTGGCTTGGCTTTGATAGAATTAGAAGAATATGAAGAAGCGATCGCCTCTTTTGATCAAGCCTTAGAATTACAACCGAACTCTCCAAAAATTTGGGACAAACGCGGTTACTCTCTAGTTAGATTAGGTCGTGATGATGAAGCAATCACCTCTTTTAATCAAGCTTTAGAAATTAAACCAGAATATGCCAGTGCTTATTATAATAAAGCCGCCTGTTATGCAATGCAAGGAGATGTTAACTCATCTCTAGAAAATCTGCAACAAGCTATCATTCTCAATCCCAAATATAAAGAAGATGCTGCCACTGATATAGATTTTGATGAGATTGCAGGTGACGAAAAATTTAAACAATTAATTGCAACTATAGGAATCAGATTTGATTTCTGA
- the dnaG gene encoding DNA primase: MQIPRLHPDTIDEVKHRADIVDVVSEYVVLRKRGKDFVGLCPFHDEKSPSFTVSQTKQMYYCFGCQAGGNSIKFLMELGKRSFADVVLDLARRYQVPVQTLEPEQRQELQRQISLREQLYEVLASAASFYQHALRQSQGQRAMQYLLSDRQFNEVTIQQFGLGYAPAGWETLHRYLVEDKHYPVHLVEKAGLIKPRKEGAGYYDVFRDRLMIPIRDIQGRVIGFGGRTLTDEQPKYLNSPETELFNKGKTLFALDQAKAGISQFDQAVVVEGYFDAIALHAAGINHAVASLGTALSLEQVRLILRYTDSKQLVLNFDADKAGTNAAERAIGEIADLAYKGEVQLKILNIPDGKDADEYLRSHTPADYGQLLANAPLWLNWQIQQIIKDRDLKQATDFQQVTQQFVKLLKNIVNSDTRNYYVSYCAEILSLGDTRLIPLRVENLLTQITPTTAGYNKPLSTRTNRSLSLVPNPTSSLNGDRSLLELAEALLLRIYLHCPEQRRVIMEELEARNLEFSLSHHRFLWQQILECTGEQVDLVSRLQDIYLEIAEELGVISHLFHLNEKTKKEIMRTTQVVQAAIACMERVLTEKRYRHFLELWQETDPETEPEKWQSYYQAFYTEKIKLQELDRQRQFSLTELL; the protein is encoded by the coding sequence ATGCAAATTCCGCGCCTCCATCCAGATACGATTGATGAAGTGAAACATCGGGCTGATATTGTCGATGTGGTATCGGAATATGTGGTTTTACGCAAGCGGGGTAAAGATTTTGTCGGCTTGTGTCCTTTCCATGATGAAAAATCTCCTAGTTTTACTGTCAGCCAAACTAAGCAAATGTATTATTGCTTCGGTTGTCAGGCTGGGGGAAATTCGATTAAGTTTTTGATGGAATTGGGCAAGCGATCGTTTGCGGATGTGGTGTTAGATTTAGCTAGGCGCTACCAAGTCCCAGTCCAAACCCTGGAACCAGAGCAAAGGCAAGAATTACAGCGTCAGATATCGTTGCGGGAACAGTTGTATGAGGTGCTGGCTTCGGCGGCTAGTTTTTATCAACACGCCCTCAGACAATCACAAGGACAAAGGGCGATGCAGTATTTACTAAGCGATCGCCAATTTAATGAAGTAACAATCCAACAGTTCGGCTTGGGTTATGCGCCCGCAGGTTGGGAAACTCTCCATCGTTATTTGGTGGAAGATAAACATTATCCAGTGCATCTGGTAGAAAAAGCAGGTTTGATTAAACCGCGTAAGGAAGGCGCTGGATATTATGATGTGTTCCGCGATCGCCTCATGATTCCCATCCGCGATATCCAAGGACGGGTAATTGGCTTTGGTGGACGAACTTTAACGGATGAACAACCGAAGTATTTAAATTCACCAGAAACCGAACTATTTAATAAAGGTAAAACCCTCTTCGCCCTCGACCAAGCCAAAGCGGGGATTTCCCAGTTTGATCAAGCCGTGGTGGTGGAAGGTTATTTTGATGCGATCGCTCTCCACGCAGCCGGAATTAATCATGCTGTGGCTTCTTTAGGTACTGCCCTGAGTTTAGAACAAGTCCGGCTAATATTACGCTACACCGACTCAAAACAGTTGGTACTCAACTTTGATGCAGATAAAGCCGGAACCAACGCCGCCGAAAGGGCGATCGGGGAAATTGCCGATTTAGCTTACAAAGGCGAAGTGCAACTGAAAATTCTCAATATCCCCGATGGCAAAGATGCTGATGAATATCTGCGTAGCCATACACCAGCAGATTACGGGCAATTATTAGCAAATGCGCCCTTATGGTTGAACTGGCAGATTCAGCAGATTATCAAAGACCGCGATTTAAAACAAGCGACTGATTTTCAGCAAGTTACACAGCAATTTGTCAAACTACTCAAAAATATAGTTAATAGTGATACCCGTAACTATTATGTTTCTTACTGCGCGGAAATCCTCAGCTTAGGAGACACCAGACTCATCCCCCTGCGAGTGGAAAATCTCCTCACGCAAATCACCCCAACTACCGCCGGCTATAACAAACCCCTGTCAACCAGGACGAATAGAAGCCTTTCCCTAGTCCCCAACCCTACTTCTTCACTCAATGGCGATCGCAGCCTGCTAGAACTAGCTGAGGCGCTACTACTGCGGATTTACCTCCATTGTCCCGAACAGCGTCGAGTGATTATGGAAGAACTAGAAGCCAGAAATTTAGAGTTTAGCCTATCCCACCATAGATTTTTGTGGCAACAGATTTTAGAATGCACAGGTGAACAGGTTGATTTAGTTTCCCGATTGCAAGATATATATTTAGAAATAGCTGAAGAACTTGGGGTAATTTCTCATCTGTTTCATCTCAATGAGAAAACCAAGAAAGAGATCATGCGGACTACCCAAGTTGTACAAGCAGCGATCGCCTGTATGGAACGAGTGTTAACAGAAAAGCGTTATCGTCACTTTCTGGAACTGTGGCAAGAAACTGATCCTGAAACTGAACCAGAAAAATGGCAATCATATTATCAGGCATTCTACACCGAAAAAATCAAGCTACAAGAACTAGACCGACAACGCCAATTTTCCCTAACAGAATTACTATAA
- a CDS encoding hormogonium tapered terminus morphoprotein TftA — MGRIFISAAHGGREAGGVDPGSIAGGTTEAREMILLRDLIVTELRSRSFEVLSVPDDLSAADTIAWINARGRRGDVSLEVHADSASSPAVRGASVFYIASNNERKSNGELLLVGLLRRVPQLPNRGVKPDTDSGLGRLAFCRQIAIASLLMQVAFLSSPEDRALLQNRRRDFALGIADGLASWSRVIDPNPGTPADPNYPPINININGQNYAEQGILVNGNAYIPIDLVDRLRIDLSKAPNVNRITYRRIVYVKAVELRDFNVAVSWDAATRTVILRSNLVVCPGQIDRIMSNGTTSEVQMQLFLRNNNENALAQFPDLPKLYREEASAEGVNYDIAFCQMCVETGFLRFGGDIKAEQNNFAGLGSIGGGTEAAAFPSARIGVRAHIQHLKAYASLEPLVNEVVDPRFRFVTRGVATKIDELSGRWSADLDYGSKITAMVKRLYESAGLF; from the coding sequence ATGGGGCGTATTTTTATTTCGGCAGCCCACGGAGGCAGAGAAGCGGGAGGAGTAGATCCAGGCTCAATCGCGGGGGGAACGACGGAAGCTAGAGAGATGATTCTGTTACGAGATTTAATTGTGACAGAATTGCGATCGCGGAGTTTTGAAGTTTTGTCTGTTCCCGATGATTTGAGTGCGGCTGATACTATCGCCTGGATCAATGCTCGTGGTCGTCGAGGTGATGTATCCCTAGAAGTCCATGCTGATTCGGCGAGTAGTCCGGCTGTGCGGGGTGCTAGTGTGTTTTATATTGCCAGTAATAATGAGCGTAAAAGCAACGGGGAATTGCTGTTAGTTGGATTGTTACGCCGTGTACCCCAGTTACCAAATCGGGGTGTTAAACCAGATACAGACAGTGGTTTGGGTAGATTAGCCTTTTGTCGGCAGATTGCGATCGCTTCTTTACTCATGCAGGTGGCTTTTCTCAGCAGTCCTGAGGATCGGGCTTTGCTGCAAAATCGTCGGCGCGATTTCGCTTTGGGTATTGCTGATGGTTTGGCTTCATGGAGTCGAGTAATTGACCCTAACCCAGGAACTCCCGCAGACCCGAATTACCCACCCATCAATATTAATATTAACGGGCAGAATTATGCAGAGCAAGGCATCTTAGTTAATGGTAACGCTTACATTCCCATTGATTTAGTCGATCGCCTGCGGATTGATTTATCAAAAGCACCGAATGTCAATCGCATTACCTATCGGCGAATTGTCTATGTCAAAGCGGTGGAACTGCGAGATTTTAATGTAGCCGTTAGCTGGGATGCAGCAACACGCACCGTCATCTTACGTTCCAATTTGGTAGTGTGTCCTGGTCAAATTGACAGAATCATGTCCAATGGAACTACCTCAGAAGTGCAAATGCAACTATTCTTGAGAAACAATAACGAAAATGCCTTAGCCCAATTTCCTGACTTACCTAAACTCTATCGAGAAGAAGCCAGCGCCGAGGGCGTAAATTATGACATTGCTTTCTGTCAAATGTGCGTAGAAACAGGATTTTTGCGCTTTGGTGGGGATATTAAAGCAGAACAAAATAACTTTGCCGGTTTAGGTTCCATTGGTGGCGGTACAGAAGCAGCAGCTTTTCCCAGTGCCAGGATCGGTGTCAGGGCGCACATCCAGCACCTCAAAGCCTACGCCAGTTTAGAACCCCTAGTCAATGAAGTAGTAGATCCCAGATTTCGCTTTGTCACCCGTGGCGTGGCGACAAAAATTGATGAACTTTCAGGACGTTGGTCAGCCGATTTAGATTATGGGTCAAAAATCACAGCTATGGTAAAACGTTTATACGAGTCCGCCGGTTTGTTTTAA
- the dprA gene encoding DNA-processing protein DprA, with amino-acid sequence MGEERAYWLAWAQISGVGPVLLRRLQQHFGTLAVAWNAPQAQLGEVEGFGLQTLEKVVKQRSRLHPQQLLIQHEQDNPNFWTPADTNYPRLLLETPSPPPMLYYQGEVDLQENWGNKPLVGIVGTRQPSEYGIRWTRQISTALAKNGFTVVSGMAEGIDTVSHNATIKAGGRTIAVLGTGVDVVYPHKNRDLYQQILTNGLVVSEYPAKTPPDRTHFPRRNRIIAGLSRAILVMEAPIKSGALITATYANDFGRDVYALPGRVDDHPSQGCLKLLSQGASLIIREIDELLKMLGAIPHLDVVDKSSVPEQLSLPTLSPELQRVLDTISFDALPFDLIIQQTGMNAGSVSSALLQLELMGIVSQLPGMRYQKC; translated from the coding sequence GTGGGTGAAGAACGAGCCTATTGGTTAGCTTGGGCGCAAATTTCCGGGGTTGGGCCTGTTTTGCTGCGACGATTACAGCAGCATTTCGGTACATTAGCAGTAGCTTGGAATGCTCCTCAGGCGCAGTTAGGGGAAGTTGAGGGCTTTGGTTTACAGACTTTAGAAAAAGTGGTAAAACAGCGATCGCGTCTTCACCCACAACAATTACTCATCCAGCATGAGCAAGACAACCCAAATTTCTGGACACCAGCCGATACCAACTACCCCCGTTTGTTGTTAGAAACTCCCAGCCCACCACCCATGTTGTACTATCAGGGTGAGGTAGATTTACAAGAAAATTGGGGAAATAAACCCTTAGTGGGAATTGTTGGGACACGTCAACCGTCAGAGTATGGCATACGCTGGACTCGGCAAATTAGCACTGCTTTAGCTAAAAATGGCTTCACTGTGGTTTCTGGTATGGCGGAAGGAATCGATACGGTAAGCCACAATGCAACTATAAAAGCTGGTGGACGAACTATTGCTGTTTTAGGTACAGGTGTAGATGTTGTCTATCCCCATAAAAATCGGGATTTGTACCAGCAGATTTTGACCAATGGATTGGTTGTGAGTGAATATCCTGCCAAAACCCCACCCGATCGCACTCACTTCCCTCGTCGTAATAGAATTATTGCGGGGTTGAGTCGCGCGATTTTGGTAATGGAAGCACCAATCAAGTCTGGTGCATTAATTACGGCTACCTACGCCAATGATTTCGGTAGAGATGTTTATGCACTCCCCGGAAGAGTAGATGATCATCCATCCCAAGGTTGTTTAAAATTACTCAGCCAAGGGGCTTCTTTAATTATCAGAGAAATCGATGAACTTTTAAAAATGCTGGGAGCAATACCACACTTGGATGTGGTGGATAAATCATCAGTACCAGAGCAGTTGAGTTTACCTACTTTATCACCAGAACTGCAACGGGTACTTGATACTATTAGTTTTGATGCTTTACCCTTCGATTTGATTATTCAGCAAACAGGTATGAATGCTGGTTCGGTTTCCAGTGCTTTATTACAGTTAGAATTGATGGGTATAGTTTCGCAACTCCCAGGGATGAGATATCAAAAATGTTAG
- a CDS encoding DUF2301 domain-containing membrane protein: MTTSTISAPEVYQGQFGEFTINQRDRNGVIIYRSGLMVAALSFAIGTALVLFTNNPIAIQALTPLYTCFSLALGVSLLTIHIYLAPLHRLLQVFWIIGSIAAFIFGHSDSQPFAVTVYNQPLTILGIGFTFAALTGIYFKEAFCFYRLETKVLTFLVPTLLLGHLVGVLPTQWEQILLGTWAILFLIFAVRKVIQAIPPDIGDKSVFAYLKDKNSVKV; this comes from the coding sequence ATGACTACATCAACAATATCTGCACCGGAAGTTTATCAAGGCCAGTTTGGGGAGTTTACGATTAATCAGAGAGATCGCAATGGTGTGATTATTTACCGTTCTGGTTTAATGGTAGCCGCCTTGAGCTTTGCCATTGGCACTGCTTTAGTATTATTTACCAATAATCCTATTGCTATCCAAGCACTAACGCCCTTATACACTTGCTTCAGCCTGGCGCTGGGAGTAAGTTTATTGACGATTCATATTTATCTTGCACCGTTGCACAGACTCTTACAGGTCTTTTGGATAATTGGTAGCATTGCTGCGTTTATCTTCGGACATTCCGACAGTCAACCTTTTGCTGTGACTGTATACAATCAACCTTTGACCATATTGGGAATTGGTTTTACCTTCGCAGCCTTAACAGGGATTTATTTCAAAGAAGCGTTTTGTTTTTATCGTTTAGAAACCAAAGTCCTAACTTTCCTCGTACCCACACTTTTATTAGGACATTTGGTAGGAGTTTTACCAACTCAATGGGAACAAATTTTATTAGGAACTTGGGCAATTTTATTCTTAATATTTGCTGTGCGTAAGGTCATACAAGCCATTCCTCCCGATATTGGTGATAAATCCGTATTTGCCTATCTAAAAGATAAAAACTCAGTCAAAGTTTAG
- a CDS encoding SAM hydrolase/SAM-dependent halogenase family protein, with amino-acid sequence MPKNWSNQPLLTLLSDFGDRDVYVSVMKGVIAQINPKLQVVDLTHQIPPQNIAAARFCLMNACPYFPEGTVHIAVVDPGVGSRRRAIAVEFADGFLVGPDNGIFSGVLSQSPAMAVVELTNSQYWRTPEPSKTFHGRDIFAPVGAHLASGVSLQHLGQEIEPASLVQMNMKNCTQTATGWSGSIQYIDYFGNLVSNIPGDCIQGKKWCVQVSGLMIPGCDTYSNVKLGEATALIGSHGWVEIAINSGDAHSQLQINLQDPLEVISY; translated from the coding sequence ATGCCGAAAAATTGGTCTAATCAGCCTCTGTTGACTTTACTGAGTGATTTTGGCGATCGCGATGTGTATGTATCTGTAATGAAAGGAGTAATTGCCCAAATCAACCCTAAATTGCAGGTGGTGGATTTAACCCATCAAATACCACCGCAAAATATTGCTGCTGCTAGGTTTTGTTTGATGAATGCTTGTCCCTACTTCCCAGAGGGGACTGTACACATAGCAGTGGTAGATCCGGGGGTGGGTAGTAGAAGACGAGCGATCGCAGTAGAATTTGCAGATGGGTTTCTAGTCGGGCCAGATAATGGCATATTTAGCGGTGTACTATCTCAAAGTCCAGCTATGGCAGTTGTGGAGCTAACTAATTCCCAGTATTGGCGTACTCCTGAACCTAGCAAAACTTTTCATGGTAGAGATATTTTTGCCCCAGTCGGCGCTCATCTAGCTAGTGGTGTATCTCTTCAACATCTGGGGCAAGAAATTGAACCAGCCAGTTTGGTACAGATGAATATGAAAAACTGTACTCAGACAGCAACCGGCTGGTCTGGTAGTATTCAATATATAGATTACTTTGGTAATTTAGTTAGTAATATTCCTGGTGATTGCATACAAGGCAAAAAATGGTGTGTGCAAGTTAGTGGCTTGATGATTCCGGGGTGTGATACCTATAGTAATGTGAAACTGGGAGAGGCTACAGCTTTAATTGGCAGTCATGGCTGGGTAGAAATTGCCATCAATAGCGGTGATGCACATTCACAGTTACAAATTAACTTGCAAGATCCTCTAGAAGTCATTAGTTATTAG